A single window of Nicotiana tomentosiformis chromosome 1, ASM39032v3, whole genome shotgun sequence DNA harbors:
- the LOC104108512 gene encoding cytochrome P450 94A2-like gives MMIVEWELSTSLLFCLIPFLFLFFIKTTLTNLFSSNKSTSKIPKSYPIIGSYFSILANIERRIQWTCDVIQNTSTLTFTLNRPFGFRQIFTANPANVQHMLKTQFHIYQKGNVFKTTMADFLGDGIFNVDGDIWKYQRQVSSHEFNTKSLRKFVETVVDTELNERLIPILATAASKKTVLDFQDILQRFAFDNICKIAFGYDPAYLLPSLPQAKFAVAFEDAVKLSSERFNAIFPFLWKVKRKLNIGSEKILRAAVDNVRQFAKELVKEKQRELNEKSSLESVDLLSRFLSTGHSDKDFVTDIVISFILAGRDTTSAALAWFFWLISEHPKTENEILKEIKAKSESPVYDEVKDMIYTHASLCESMRFYPPIPIDTKAATEDNILPDGTFVKKETRVSYHIYAMGRVEKLWGKDWAEFRPERWLDKDDESGNWSFVAMDTYTYPVFQAGPRICLGKEMAFLQMKRVVAGVLRRFKVVPVAEKGVEPVFVSYLTAKMKGGFPVTIEERNSTDV, from the coding sequence ATGATGATAGTAGAGTGGGAGCTTTCAACCTCTTTACTCTTTTGCCTCATTcctttcctcttcctcttcttcatcaAAACCACTTTAACCAATCTTTTCTCATCCAATAAATCCACCAGCAAAATACCAAAATCATATCCAATCATTGGTTCCTATTTCTCAATCCTAGCAAACATAGAACGTCGAATTCAATGGACTTGTGATGTTATTCAAAACACTTCCACCTTAACTTTCACTCTCAATCGTCCTTTCGGTTTTCGCCAAATATTCACAGCTAACCCCGCCAATGTCCAACACATGCTCAAAACCCAATTTCACATTTACCAAAAAGGTAATGTTTTTAAAACAACTATGGCTGATTTTCTTGGTGATGGCATATTTAACGTGGACGGTGACATTTGGAAGTACCAAAGACAAGTTTCAAGCCATGAGTTTAACACAAAATCTCTACGCAAGTTCGTTGAAACTGTTGTTGATACAGAACTCAACGAAAGGCTAATTCCAATTCTTGCTACTGCTGCTTCCAAAAAAACAGTTCTTGATTTTCAAGACATTTTACAAAGGTTTGCTTTTGATAATATTTGTAAAATTGCTTTTGGGTATGATCCTGCTTATTTATTACCATCACTTCCTCAAGCAAAATTTGCTGTTGCTTTTGAAGACGCTGTTAAGCTAAGTAGTGAAAGATTTAATGCTATTTTCCCTTTTCTATGGAAAGTAAAACGAAAGCTCAACATTGGATCTGAGAAAATACTCAGGGCAGCTGTGGATAATGTTCGTCAATTTGCAAAAGAACTcgtcaaagaaaaacaaagagaacTCAATGAAAAATCATCGCTCGAATCAGTGGATTTATTATCAAGATTTTTAAGCACTGGCCATTCGGATAAGGACTTTGTTACAGATATTGTTATAAGTTTCATTTTGGCTGGTCGTGACACAACATCTGCTGCTTTAGCATGGTTCTTTTGGTTAATTTCTGAACACCCAAAAACAGAAAACGAAATCTTAAAAGAGATTAAAGCAAAATCAGAAAGTCCAGTGTATGATGAAGTAAAGGACATGATTTACACACATGCTTCACTTTGTGAAAGCATGAGATTTTACCCTCCAATTCCCATAGATACTAAAGCTGCTACAGAGGATAATATTTTGCCAGATGGTACTTTTGTGAAAAAGGAGACAAGAGTAAGTTATCATATCTATGCAATGGGGAGAGTGGAGAAATTATGGGGAAAAGATTGGGCAGAGTTTAGACCAGAGAGGTGGTTAGATAAGGATGACGAGTCAGGAAATTGGTCTTTTGTGGCTATGGACACGTATACTTATCCTGTTTTTCAGGCGGGACCAAGAATTTGTTTAGGAAAAGAAATGGCATTTTTGCAAATGAAGAGGGTGGTGGCAGGTGTTTTACGGCGGTTCAAGGTGGTTCCGGTGGCAGAAAAAGGTGTTGAGCCGGTCTTTGTGTCTTACCTCACTGCGAAAATGAAAGGTGGTTTCCCTGTGACGATTGAGGAAAGGAACAGTACGGATGTTTGA